The Meleagris gallopavo isolate NT-WF06-2002-E0010 breed Aviagen turkey brand Nicholas breeding stock chromosome 10, Turkey_5.1, whole genome shotgun sequence genome contains a region encoding:
- the ZNF648 gene encoding zinc finger protein 648 isoform X1: MDAEVDWDSENSTCDTGEELSNDSRKSTKEVGYKSCLQEEVGMNYSQTLSPCRNSAGPSDKQELSTELQREDKEIYQTYYQKQGESTAGIFVPSSTNLDLQCEDKTSQRGSSERSKRSRRRARGDNENALLDGVFDAQPASGKALSYRCKKCGASFQGTSELQQHKRTHLVENSYRCPVCAKEFFRAANLRMHKLIHNSDRPHKCPECDKGFIRTADVWRHLRNVHKIERSMVILGNGMARNPWSIVHRNQHAVEYTDQPCADNHKAEEEDCKPYACPTCGKGFDKPNLLSKHKVIHRQEKPYKCQECGMAFVQLLRLKRHQQTHSGVRPFYCEECGGTFTRLASLQRHQRIHTGEKPYSCDYCGHSFTESGTLRRHERTHKLDKS; the protein is encoded by the coding sequence ATGGATGCGGAGGTGGACTGGGACTCTGAAAATAGCACTTGTGATACAGGTGAGGAGCTGTCAAATGATTCCAGAAAGAGCACTAAGGAGGTGGGCTACAAGTCTTGCCTCCAGGAGGAGGTGGGCATGAATTACTCACAGACGCTCAGTCCTTGTCGCAACTCCGCAGGACCATCAGATAAACAGGAACTTTCTACAGAGTTGCAGCGTGAAGACAAAGAAATCTATCAGACCTATTACCAGAAACAAGGTGAGAGTACAGCTGGGATATTTGTCCCCTCCAGTACCAACTTGGACCTGCAGTGTGAAGATAAAACCTCACAGCGTGGTTCCTCTGAGCGCTCCAAGAGATCACGGAGAAGAGCGCGTGGTGATAATGAAAATGCCCTTCTTGATGGTGTGTTTGATGCACAGCCTGCATCTGGGAAGGCTTTGTCCTATCGGTGCAAGAAGTGTGGTGCCTCTTTCCAGGGGACgagtgagctgcagcagcataAACGGACTCACCTCGTGGAAAACTCATACCGCTGTCCTGTCTGTGCCAAAGAGTTCTTCCGTGCAGCAAACTTACGCATGCACAAGCTCATTCATAACAGTGACAGGCCACACAAGTGTCCAGAGTGCGACAAGGGTTTCATTCGCACGGCTGATGTCTGGAGGCACCTCCGCAATGTGCACAAGATAGAGCGCTCCATGGTGATCTTAGGCAATGGCATGGCTAGGAACCCATGGTCGATCGTGCACCGTAACCAGCACGCTGTTGAGTACACCGATCAGCCTTGTGCAGATAACCACAAGGCTGAGGAAGAAGACTGCAAGCCTTACGCCTGTCCAACGTGTGGCAAAGGTTTCGATAAACCAAACCTGCTTTCCAAACACAAAGTGATCCACCGGCAGGAGAAACCCTATAAGTGTCAGGAATGTGGCATGGCGTTCGTCCAGCTGCTCAGGCTGAAAAGACACCAGCAGACTCACTCTGGGGTGCGTCCCTTCTATTGTGAGGAGTGCGGAGGGACGTTCACAAGGCTGGCCTCGCTCCAGCGCCATCAGCGCATCCACACCGGAGAGAAGCCCTACTCTTGTGATTACTGTGGGCATTCCTTCACCGAGTCAGGTACCCTACGGAGGCATGAGCGCACGCACAAGTTGGACAAATCTTAA
- the ZNF648 gene encoding zinc finger protein 648 isoform X2 has protein sequence MDAEVDWDSENSTCDTGPSDKQELSTELQREDKEIYQTYYQKQGESTAGIFVPSSTNLDLQCEDKTSQRGSSERSKRSRRRARGDNENALLDGVFDAQPASGKALSYRCKKCGASFQGTSELQQHKRTHLVENSYRCPVCAKEFFRAANLRMHKLIHNSDRPHKCPECDKGFIRTADVWRHLRNVHKIERSMVILGNGMARNPWSIVHRNQHAVEYTDQPCADNHKAEEEDCKPYACPTCGKGFDKPNLLSKHKVIHRQEKPYKCQECGMAFVQLLRLKRHQQTHSGVRPFYCEECGGTFTRLASLQRHQRIHTGEKPYSCDYCGHSFTESGTLRRHERTHKLDKS, from the exons ATGGATGCGGAGGTGGACTGGGACTCTGAAAATAGCACTTGTGATACAG GACCATCAGATAAACAGGAACTTTCTACAGAGTTGCAGCGTGAAGACAAAGAAATCTATCAGACCTATTACCAGAAACAAGGTGAGAGTACAGCTGGGATATTTGTCCCCTCCAGTACCAACTTGGACCTGCAGTGTGAAGATAAAACCTCACAGCGTGGTTCCTCTGAGCGCTCCAAGAGATCACGGAGAAGAGCGCGTGGTGATAATGAAAATGCCCTTCTTGATGGTGTGTTTGATGCACAGCCTGCATCTGGGAAGGCTTTGTCCTATCGGTGCAAGAAGTGTGGTGCCTCTTTCCAGGGGACgagtgagctgcagcagcataAACGGACTCACCTCGTGGAAAACTCATACCGCTGTCCTGTCTGTGCCAAAGAGTTCTTCCGTGCAGCAAACTTACGCATGCACAAGCTCATTCATAACAGTGACAGGCCACACAAGTGTCCAGAGTGCGACAAGGGTTTCATTCGCACGGCTGATGTCTGGAGGCACCTCCGCAATGTGCACAAGATAGAGCGCTCCATGGTGATCTTAGGCAATGGCATGGCTAGGAACCCATGGTCGATCGTGCACCGTAACCAGCACGCTGTTGAGTACACCGATCAGCCTTGTGCAGATAACCACAAGGCTGAGGAAGAAGACTGCAAGCCTTACGCCTGTCCAACGTGTGGCAAAGGTTTCGATAAACCAAACCTGCTTTCCAAACACAAAGTGATCCACCGGCAGGAGAAACCCTATAAGTGTCAGGAATGTGGCATGGCGTTCGTCCAGCTGCTCAGGCTGAAAAGACACCAGCAGACTCACTCTGGGGTGCGTCCCTTCTATTGTGAGGAGTGCGGAGGGACGTTCACAAGGCTGGCCTCGCTCCAGCGCCATCAGCGCATCCACACCGGAGAGAAGCCCTACTCTTGTGATTACTGTGGGCATTCCTTCACCGAGTCAGGTACCCTACGGAGGCATGAGCGCACGCACAAGTTGGACAAATCTTAA